In Paramisgurnus dabryanus chromosome 7, PD_genome_1.1, whole genome shotgun sequence, the following are encoded in one genomic region:
- the sft2d2a gene encoding SFT2 domain containing 2a translates to MDKLRAFLGGHEGNNDRSVLQAANEASTLGWGTRLKGFIACMVIGIVCTVLGVCCLFIHNIGIILFIVFYTLGNLCSLISTMFLMGPIKQLKRMCDKTRALATTVMITCIVLTLCAAFWWKIFALTLLFVILQILAFAWYSLSYIPFARDAVLKFFSMLFSKCVKCGQ, encoded by the exons ATGGATAAACTCAGAGCCTTTCTAGGTGGTCATGAGGGAAACAATGACCGTAGTGTACTGCAG GCGGCGAATGAAGCGTCCACGCTGGGATGGGGAACTCGTTTGAAAGGATTCATCGCCTGTATGGTCATCGGAATAGTCTGCACTGTATTG GGAGTGTGTTGCCTGTTTATTCACAACATAGGTATAATTCTCTTCATCGTTTTTTACACACTTGGGAATTTATGCTCCTTAATAAG CACCATGTTTTTGATGGGGCCAATCAAACAGTTGAAACGGATGTGTGATAAGACCAGAGCACTTGCTACAACTGTTATGATA ACATGTATAGTTCTCACACTATGTGCGGCATTTTGG TGGAAAATATTTGCACTCACATTGCTGTTTGTCATCCTGCAAATCCTTGCATTTGCTTG GTATTCACTGTCATATATCCCATTTGCAAG AGATGCCGTCCTGAAGTTTTTCTCCATGCTGTTCTCTAAGTGTGTGAAATGTGGACAATAA
- the chd1l gene encoding chromodomain-helicase-DNA-binding protein 1-like isoform X1, producing MKNQQGCILGDEMGLGKTCQTISLLAYARGRLKMNGPFLVLCPLSVLENWRQEVERFCPSLSVICYTGDKERRAELQNELRTGRDFHVLLTTYEMCLKDASYLKSWKWKILVVDEAHRLKNQQSLLHETLTKFTVGFRVLLTGTPIQNNLQEVYSLLTFIQPSLFTPDDVEDFVIAYADVQTDSSLADELHQVLQPFLLRRVKTEVAADLPKKTEVVVFHGLSALQKRYYKAILMRDTDAFRMDQSNKTRLLNILMQLRKCVNHPYLFDGVEPEPFEMGEHLVEASGKLSLLDSMLAYLQEGGHRVLLFSQMTRMLDILQDYLEYRGYSYERLDGSVRGEERNLAIKNFSSKDVFIFLLSTKAGGVGMNLTAADTVIFVDSDFNPQNDLQAAARAHRIGQTRAVKVIRLLGRDTVEEIIYSRAISKLRLTNTVIEEGRFSLLDQAQSATSGLQLSEILKFGVDKLLSSEESSIQDVDLKLILGLSRNGQWLMDEGHVKLDESDEEEDEDTEGQHHMYYFEGKDYSKDPSAEDEKTFELILEKQLAELEDDGKEGRSLRNKAGALLSGPLFAPVRKKRPLTDLELKERRQKRQEVAAKRAKLQEERKRQQEELNHKKKMAWWDSCDYRSLCLPRVDSEGEDVEPDDDEDVSLSSTDSDHMAIRYVLGDVTHPQADREDAIIVHCVDDSGYWGRGGLFTALELRSDEPRKQYELAGDMKDLELGNVLLFPIDDKQSRFSGRDYLALIVAQQRDKANNLSGIRLTALEEALKKIYRDAKQKKASVHLPRIGHSTKGFNWYGTERLIRKHLASKGIPTSIYYYSRASSHSSTIALTTTSPSTSNSACAPGASSSAGSTHSPSPPGTSKGSTKSPKLSVTSKEGQSAPGLADFMRGVHVYFYNMAATDKKKLTRYLITYDGDEEDLMSSHVTHVVGEVESPVHVQELRDVLRQYPQALLVKKKWLESCFANQRKVSASKYVISLT from the exons ATGAAGAACCAGCAAGGCTGTATACTGGGTGATGAAATGGGTCTAGGAAAGACctgccag ACCATCTCCTTGCTGGCATATGCTCGAGGGAGACTAAAAATGAATGGACCTTTCCTTGTGCTGTGCCCTTTGTCTGTTTTGGAGAACTGGAGACAAGAGGTAGAACG TTTCTGTCCCAGCCTTTCTGTAATCTGTTACACTGGAGATAAAGAGAGAAGAGCGGAGCTCCAGAACGAACTCCGGACTGGCAGAGACTTCCATGTTCTTCTCACCACCTATGAG ATGTGCCTCAAGGATGCATCCTATCTAAAAAG TTGGAAGTGGAAGATTTTAGTTGTAGATGAAGCTCACAGGCTGAAGAACCAGCAGTCACTGTTACACGAAACCCTCACAAAG TTTACAGTTGGATTTCGAGTGCTGCTGACAGGTACTCCCATTCAGAACAACCTGCAAGAAGTCTATTCCCTCCTCACCTTTATTCAGCCCAGTCTATTCACTCCTGACGATGTCGAAGACTTTGTAATTGCCTATGCAGATGTACAGACTGACTCCTCTTTAG CCGATGAGCTCCATCAAGTCCTCCAGCCCTTTCTGCTACGCAGGGTTAAGACAGAGGTAGCGGCCGATCTACCCAAGAAGACAGAAGTTGTGGTTTTTCATGGGCTGTCTGCTCTTCAGAAGAGATACTATAAAGCAATTCTGATGAGAGACACTG ATGCTTTTAGGATGGATCAAAGCAATAAGACCCGATTGTTGAACATTTTAATGCAGCTTAGGAAATGTGTGAACCATCCCTACTTGTTTGATG GTGTGGAACCCGAACCATTTGAGATGGGGGAGCATTTAGTGGAGGCCAGTGGGAAGCTGTCTTTGCTGGACTCCATGTTGGCGTACCTTCAGGAGGG GGGCCATCGAGTTCTTCTGTTCTCTCAAATGACCAGGATGCTGGATATTCTGCAAGATTACTTGGAGTACAGAG GTTACAGTTATGAGCGTCTGGATGGCTCAGTCCGAGGAGAGGAACGTAACCTAGCTATCAAAAACTTCAGCAGCAAAGATGTGTTTATATTCCTTCTTAGCACCAAAGCTG GGGGGGTTGGAATGAACCTCACAGCAGCAGATACTGTGATTTTTGTGGACAGTGACTTTAACCCACAGAATGACCTACAGGCAGCAGCACGAGCCCACAGGATTGGACAAACAAG GGCTGTTAAAGTGATCCGGCTCCTTGGTAGAGATACAGTTGAGGAGATTATTTATTCCCGTGCCATTTCTAAACTCCGTCTCACAAACACGGTGATTGAGGAAGGACGTTTTTCTCTGCTAGACCAGGCTCAATCTGCAACTTCCGGCCTTCAG TTAAGTGAGATCCTGAAGTTTGGTGTGGATAAGCTGCTGTCATCGGAAGAGAGCTCAATTCAAGATGTGGACCTCAAGCTGATCCTGGGCCTGTCCCGCAATGGGCAATGGCTCATGGATGAGGGACACGTCAAGCTTGATGAGAGCGATGAAGAGGAAGATGAAGACACAGAGGGGCAAC ACCACATGTACTACTTCGAGGGTAAAGACTACTCTAAGGACCCCAGTGCAGAGGATGAGAAGACTTTTGAACTGATACTTGAGAAGCAGCTAGCTGAACTAGAGGATGATGGGAAAGAGGGCCGCTCACTTCGTAATAAAGCTGgg GCATTACTTTCTGGTCCCCTATTCGCCCCAGTGAGGAAGAAGAGGCCTCTTACGGATTTAGAGTTAAAAGAGAGACGTCAGAAAAGACAAGAAGTTGCTGCAAAGAGAGCAAAACTACAGGAGGAGAGAAAGAGACAACAGGAAGAACTAAATCATAAGAAAAA GATGGCTTGGTGGGACTCGTGCGACTACAGATCATTGTGCTTGCCCCGTGTGGACAGCGAGGGTGAAGATGTGGAGcctgatgatgatgaagatgtcAGCTTAAGCTCAACCGATTCAGATCACATGGCCATTCGCTATGTGCTGGGTGACGTGACCCACCCTCAGGCTGATCGAGAGGATGCCATCATTGTGCACTGTGTTG ACGACTCTGGATACTGGGGAAGAGGAGGATTGTTTACCGCTTTGGAGCTCAGATCAGATGAGCCGAGGAAGCAATACGAGTTGGCTGGTGACATGAAAG ATTTAGAGCTGGGAAATGTTTTGCTTTTTCCAATTGATGACAAGCAGTCGAGATTCAGTGGAAGAGACTAT CTGGCGCTTATAGTCGCCCAGCAGAGAGATAAAGCCAATAACTTATCAGGCATTCGGCTCACCGCCTTGGAGGAGGCCCTTAAGAAGATCTATAGAGATGCCAAACAAAAGAAGG CAAGTGTTCATCTGCCTCGGATTGGCCACTCCACTAAAGGCTTCAACTGGTACGGTACAGAGAGACTCATACGCAAGCACTTGGCCTCCAAAGGCATCCCTACCTCAAT CTACTATTATAGCCGTGCCTCTTCACACTCTTCCACAATAgctttaaccacaacttctccatCTACCTCAAATTCAGCCTGTGCACCGGGAGCATCCTCATCGGCTGGGTCAACGCACTCCCCCAGTCCTCCTGGTACTAGTAAAGGCTCAACGAAGTCACCAAAGCTCTCCGTTACGTCAAAAGAAGGTCAAAGTGCACCAGGGTTGGCTGATTTCATGAGAGGTGTTCATGTCTACTTCTACAACATGGCTGCTACCGACAAGAAGAAGCTTACCCGCTACTTAAT CACATATGACGGTGATGAAGAGGATCTCATGAGCTCACACGTCACTCACGTTGTAGGAGAGGTGGAAAGCCCTGTTCATGTACAG GAACTGCGAGATGTGTTGCGTCAGTACCCTCAGGCACTCCTTGTAAAGAAAAAGTGGTTGGAGTCTTGCTTTGCTAATCAAAGGAAAGTCAGTGCCTCTAAATATGTAATTTCATTAACCTGA
- the lnp1 gene encoding leukemia NUP98 fusion partner 1, whose product MDYEEDDDGNFTKWMSSYWGHGVREDHAKARKRSFVRHSRIRADRRASLPCVSQLEAMQSQMHANSLTHAHLMSREEKEVRSHPRARRVSSDENRSKVAGSECHIPTIPELAESLEKRLRFHNQKVISTVDTNSLCLICHDELRNGRGGMQDLHCTHFHKEAKWLEHDARPRSGSSAAACERGSEMPFCHGQEEYRLPRRQLSLRRQR is encoded by the exons ATGGACTATGAGGAGGACGATGATGGGAACTTCACCAAGTGGATGAGCAGTTACTGGGGGCACGGGGTGAGGGAGGACCACGCCAAAGCAAGAAAGAGGAGCTTCGTGAGGCACTCTCGCATCAGAGCTGACCGCCGTGCCTCTTTGCCCTGCGTG TCTCAGCTAGAAGCCATGCAGAGTCAGATGCATGCTAACAGCCTGACCCATGCTCACCTAATGAGCCGTGAGGAGAAGGAGGTGCGCTCTCACCCTCGCGCCCGCCGTGTGTCTTCTGACGAAAATCGAAGCAAAGTGGCAGGATCTGAGTGTCACATCCCCACCATTCCAGAGCTCGCCGAGTCTTTAGAGAAGCGGCTACGTTTCCACAACCAGAAAGTGATATCAACA GTTGACACAAATAGCTTATGTCTTATCTGCCATGATGAATTAAGGAATGGAAGAGGTGGTATGCAAGACCTTCACTGCACCCATTTCCATAAAGAG GCAAAATGGCTGGAACATGACGCACGACCACGTAGCGGGAGTTCTGCGGCCGCATGCGAGCGGGGGAGTGAGATGCCATTCTGCCACGGACAGGAGGAATATCGCTTACCCCGTCGCCAACTGTCTTTACGTAGACAGCGTTGA
- the tmem45a gene encoding transmembrane protein 45A produces the protein MGSFKGHALPGSFFLIFGLWWAAKQSFLYAARKNKSAGAGRLATRASQRRIEILEGAVILAFSIFGMFAEQLFAGGPKFQLYNSSTQQWEQLMIWQHTTMYLFFAIAGATAAIVHSTDIAPLALDRMLLGLAFFNEGFLFFYHLHGRDMLDVLVHTLLLYAIFGQALICFLEVFHRGNILLELLRATLTILQGSWFWQIGFVLYPPSEVKWDLTDHDNAMFVTLCYCWHLVVALLIVAIVYWSVLCGVRSKVRRMPPMAMGLLKPREKEVESEDEI, from the exons ATGGGAAGTTTTAAAGGCCATGCATTACCTGGAAGTTTCTTCCTAATCTTTGGTTTGTGGTGGGCCGCAAAGCAGTCATTTTTGTACGCTGCCCGCAAGAACAAAAGTGCTGGTGCAGGAAGGCTGGCAACTAGAGCTTCCCAACGGCGCATAGAAATCTTGGAAGGAGCAGTCATTTTGGCATTTTCTATTTTTG GCATGTTTGCAGAGCAACTTTTTGCCGGCGGGCCCAAGTTTCAACTGTATAATTCATCCACTCAGCAATGGGAGCAGCTGATGATCTGGCAGCACACCACCATGTACCTGTTCTTTGCTATCGCAGGTGCCACGGCTGCCATTGTCCACAGCACAGATATTGCCCCGCTGGCATTAGATCGTATGCTGCTGGGTCTTGCTTTCTTTAATGAGG GATTCCTGTTTTTTTATCATCTCCATGGTAGAGACATGCTTGATGTCCTCGTTCACACCCTTCTCCTCTATGCCATTTTTGGACAAGCTCTTATCTGCTTTCTGGAGGTTTTCCACAGGGGAAATATACTACTAGAATTGCTTAGAGCCACTCTTACCATACTGCAGGGCAGCTGGTTCTGGCag attggcTTTGTGTTATACCCACCCAGTGAAGTGAAATGGGATCTGACAGACCATGACAATGCTATGTTTGTAACATTATGCTATTGCTGGCATTTAGTAGTTGCATTGCTCATTGTTGCCATAGTGTACTGGTCGGTTCTCTG TGGTGTCCGTTCAAAAGTGAGGAGAATGCCACCCATGGCAATGGGGCTTTTGAAACCAAGAGAGAAAGAAGTGGAGtctgaagatgaaatctga
- the chd1l gene encoding chromodomain-helicase-DNA-binding protein 1-like isoform X2, with the protein MSKFLRAVKNNIPEKDHSELTENDLKKWGLAITLRSYQLDGVRWLSQCMKNQQGCILGDEMGLGKTCQTISLLAYARGRLKMNGPFLVLCPLSVLENWRQEVERFCPSLSVICYTGDKERRAELQNELRTGRDFHVLLTTYEMCLKDASYLKSWKWKILVVDEAHRLKNQQSLLHETLTKFTVGFRVLLTGTPIQNNLQEVYSLLTFIQPSLFTPDDVEDFVIAYADVQTDSSLADELHQVLQPFLLRRVKTEVAADLPKKTEVVVFHGLSALQKRYYKAILMRDTDAFRMDQSNKTRLLNILMQLRKCVNHPYLFDGVEPEPFEMGEHLVEASGKLSLLDSMLAYLQEGGHRVLLFSQMTRMLDILQDYLEYRGYSYERLDGSVRGEERNLAIKNFSSKDVFIFLLSTKAGGVGMNLTAADTVIFVDSDFNPQNDLQAAARAHRIGQTRAVKVIRLLGRDTVEEIIYSRAISKLRLTNTVIEEGRFSLLDQAQSATSGLQLSEILKFGVDKLLSSEESSIQDVDLKLILGLSRNGQWLMDEGHVKLDESDEEEDEDTEGQHHMYYFEGKDYSKDPSAEDEKTFELILEKQLAELEDDGKEGRSLRNKAGALLSGPLFAPVRKKRPLTDLELKERRQKRQEVAAKRAKLQEERKRQQEELNHKKKMAWWDSCDYRSLCLPRVDSEGEDVEPDDDEDVSLSSTDSDHMAIRYVLGDVTHPQADREDAIIVHCVDDSGYWGRGGLFTALELRSDEPRKQYELAGDMKDLELGNVLLFPIDDKQSRFSGRDYLALIVAQQRDKANNLSGIRLTALEEALKKIYRDAKQKKASVHLPRIGHSTKGFNWYGTERLIRKHLASKGIPTSIYYYSRASSHSSTIALTTTSPSTSNSACAPGASSSAGSTHSPSPPGTSKGSTKSPKLSVTSKEGQSAPGLADFMRGVHVYFYNMAATDKKKLTRYLITYDGDEEDLMSSHVTHVVGEVESPVHVQELRDVLRQYPQALLVKKKWLESCFANQRKVSASKYVISLT; encoded by the exons atgtcAAAGTTTCTTCGAGCAGTAAAGAACAACATACCAGAAAAGGACCATTCGGAACTTACGGAGAACGACCTGAAAAAATGGGGGCTAG CTATTACTTTGAGGTCCTATCAGTTGGATGGAGTAAGGTGGCTCTCACAGTGTATGAAGAACCAGCAAGGCTGTATACTGGGTGATGAAATGGGTCTAGGAAAGACctgccag ACCATCTCCTTGCTGGCATATGCTCGAGGGAGACTAAAAATGAATGGACCTTTCCTTGTGCTGTGCCCTTTGTCTGTTTTGGAGAACTGGAGACAAGAGGTAGAACG TTTCTGTCCCAGCCTTTCTGTAATCTGTTACACTGGAGATAAAGAGAGAAGAGCGGAGCTCCAGAACGAACTCCGGACTGGCAGAGACTTCCATGTTCTTCTCACCACCTATGAG ATGTGCCTCAAGGATGCATCCTATCTAAAAAG TTGGAAGTGGAAGATTTTAGTTGTAGATGAAGCTCACAGGCTGAAGAACCAGCAGTCACTGTTACACGAAACCCTCACAAAG TTTACAGTTGGATTTCGAGTGCTGCTGACAGGTACTCCCATTCAGAACAACCTGCAAGAAGTCTATTCCCTCCTCACCTTTATTCAGCCCAGTCTATTCACTCCTGACGATGTCGAAGACTTTGTAATTGCCTATGCAGATGTACAGACTGACTCCTCTTTAG CCGATGAGCTCCATCAAGTCCTCCAGCCCTTTCTGCTACGCAGGGTTAAGACAGAGGTAGCGGCCGATCTACCCAAGAAGACAGAAGTTGTGGTTTTTCATGGGCTGTCTGCTCTTCAGAAGAGATACTATAAAGCAATTCTGATGAGAGACACTG ATGCTTTTAGGATGGATCAAAGCAATAAGACCCGATTGTTGAACATTTTAATGCAGCTTAGGAAATGTGTGAACCATCCCTACTTGTTTGATG GTGTGGAACCCGAACCATTTGAGATGGGGGAGCATTTAGTGGAGGCCAGTGGGAAGCTGTCTTTGCTGGACTCCATGTTGGCGTACCTTCAGGAGGG GGGCCATCGAGTTCTTCTGTTCTCTCAAATGACCAGGATGCTGGATATTCTGCAAGATTACTTGGAGTACAGAG GTTACAGTTATGAGCGTCTGGATGGCTCAGTCCGAGGAGAGGAACGTAACCTAGCTATCAAAAACTTCAGCAGCAAAGATGTGTTTATATTCCTTCTTAGCACCAAAGCTG GGGGGGTTGGAATGAACCTCACAGCAGCAGATACTGTGATTTTTGTGGACAGTGACTTTAACCCACAGAATGACCTACAGGCAGCAGCACGAGCCCACAGGATTGGACAAACAAG GGCTGTTAAAGTGATCCGGCTCCTTGGTAGAGATACAGTTGAGGAGATTATTTATTCCCGTGCCATTTCTAAACTCCGTCTCACAAACACGGTGATTGAGGAAGGACGTTTTTCTCTGCTAGACCAGGCTCAATCTGCAACTTCCGGCCTTCAG TTAAGTGAGATCCTGAAGTTTGGTGTGGATAAGCTGCTGTCATCGGAAGAGAGCTCAATTCAAGATGTGGACCTCAAGCTGATCCTGGGCCTGTCCCGCAATGGGCAATGGCTCATGGATGAGGGACACGTCAAGCTTGATGAGAGCGATGAAGAGGAAGATGAAGACACAGAGGGGCAAC ACCACATGTACTACTTCGAGGGTAAAGACTACTCTAAGGACCCCAGTGCAGAGGATGAGAAGACTTTTGAACTGATACTTGAGAAGCAGCTAGCTGAACTAGAGGATGATGGGAAAGAGGGCCGCTCACTTCGTAATAAAGCTGgg GCATTACTTTCTGGTCCCCTATTCGCCCCAGTGAGGAAGAAGAGGCCTCTTACGGATTTAGAGTTAAAAGAGAGACGTCAGAAAAGACAAGAAGTTGCTGCAAAGAGAGCAAAACTACAGGAGGAGAGAAAGAGACAACAGGAAGAACTAAATCATAAGAAAAA GATGGCTTGGTGGGACTCGTGCGACTACAGATCATTGTGCTTGCCCCGTGTGGACAGCGAGGGTGAAGATGTGGAGcctgatgatgatgaagatgtcAGCTTAAGCTCAACCGATTCAGATCACATGGCCATTCGCTATGTGCTGGGTGACGTGACCCACCCTCAGGCTGATCGAGAGGATGCCATCATTGTGCACTGTGTTG ACGACTCTGGATACTGGGGAAGAGGAGGATTGTTTACCGCTTTGGAGCTCAGATCAGATGAGCCGAGGAAGCAATACGAGTTGGCTGGTGACATGAAAG ATTTAGAGCTGGGAAATGTTTTGCTTTTTCCAATTGATGACAAGCAGTCGAGATTCAGTGGAAGAGACTAT CTGGCGCTTATAGTCGCCCAGCAGAGAGATAAAGCCAATAACTTATCAGGCATTCGGCTCACCGCCTTGGAGGAGGCCCTTAAGAAGATCTATAGAGATGCCAAACAAAAGAAGG CAAGTGTTCATCTGCCTCGGATTGGCCACTCCACTAAAGGCTTCAACTGGTACGGTACAGAGAGACTCATACGCAAGCACTTGGCCTCCAAAGGCATCCCTACCTCAAT CTACTATTATAGCCGTGCCTCTTCACACTCTTCCACAATAgctttaaccacaacttctccatCTACCTCAAATTCAGCCTGTGCACCGGGAGCATCCTCATCGGCTGGGTCAACGCACTCCCCCAGTCCTCCTGGTACTAGTAAAGGCTCAACGAAGTCACCAAAGCTCTCCGTTACGTCAAAAGAAGGTCAAAGTGCACCAGGGTTGGCTGATTTCATGAGAGGTGTTCATGTCTACTTCTACAACATGGCTGCTACCGACAAGAAGAAGCTTACCCGCTACTTAAT CACATATGACGGTGATGAAGAGGATCTCATGAGCTCACACGTCACTCACGTTGTAGGAGAGGTGGAAAGCCCTGTTCATGTACAG GAACTGCGAGATGTGTTGCGTCAGTACCCTCAGGCACTCCTTGTAAAGAAAAAGTGGTTGGAGTCTTGCTTTGCTAATCAAAGGAAAGTCAGTGCCTCTAAATATGTAATTTCATTAACCTGA